A genome region from Novipirellula galeiformis includes the following:
- a CDS encoding TIGR00730 family Rossman fold protein — MMKITFLGANQNVTGSRYLLEVAGKQVLVDCGMVQEREFLSRNWEPCPLAADRLDALVVTHAHIDHIGLIPKLVAEGFRGRIYATRPTVALADVMLRDSAKIQVEDARYKRRRHRKEGRSGLHRVKPLYTEKDVEKAIPLFRGVDYRVPMEIVPGVTVTWHDAGHILGSASLEILLQELDCQRTILFSGDLGQHDKPLLHDPTYFRGADYVVMESTYGDRDHGDHSSVEQQLEAIANDTFKRGGNLVIPVFAVERAQEMMFYLSRLVHHHRIPAVQVFLDSPMAYDVTNIFRRFTSWLDEETRRAIEADQPPLQFPGLRITRTVEESKSINRVKEPCIIMAPSGMCTAGRIKHHLRSNVRRDESTILFVGFQARGTLGQRLVSGEKQVRIHGREYQVDAKIEQILSLSGHADRTGLLQWLSHLEQPPRKVFLTHGEANVALALKKSIESRFAFDVFIPVYRSEHVFEVAGETLVADRDGNAIAVTRRSTPGAGGETGNDADDSIGDIEATNGRFDVDHVHVDELFPGVTQDPDLEFLDSAGRRPIDFLHDDPWRVLRIQADLIQGIEVMTRALQGRRRAVALFGSSRLSESDPSYQLAQQTAQALGERGFAIITGGGPGLMEAGNRGARDGGSPSIGLNIELPHEQSLNPYCDASYTCRYFFVRKMMFAKYACGFLIFPGGFGTLDEFFEALTLIQTRKLAAFPVVLVGTEFWHPLVDWLKTTVLQKTCVDELDLLRFRIMDDPDAIAEWFDQIIEGGLR, encoded by the coding sequence ATGATGAAAATCACGTTTCTGGGCGCTAACCAAAACGTCACCGGGTCGCGTTACCTGTTAGAGGTCGCGGGAAAACAAGTCTTGGTCGACTGTGGCATGGTCCAGGAACGCGAATTTCTTTCGCGGAACTGGGAACCGTGCCCGCTCGCGGCGGACCGTCTCGATGCATTGGTGGTGACGCATGCGCACATCGACCACATCGGGCTGATTCCAAAATTGGTCGCCGAGGGTTTCCGAGGTCGTATCTACGCGACCCGGCCAACGGTTGCCTTGGCCGATGTGATGTTAAGGGACTCTGCGAAGATTCAAGTGGAGGACGCTCGTTACAAACGACGTCGGCATCGCAAGGAAGGACGTAGCGGGCTGCATCGTGTGAAACCGCTCTATACGGAAAAGGATGTCGAGAAAGCGATCCCGCTTTTTCGTGGGGTCGATTATCGCGTGCCAATGGAGATCGTGCCTGGGGTGACGGTGACTTGGCACGATGCAGGACACATTCTTGGTTCGGCGTCTCTTGAAATCTTACTCCAGGAATTGGATTGCCAGCGGACGATTCTGTTCTCCGGGGATCTAGGGCAGCATGATAAACCACTGCTGCACGACCCAACCTATTTTCGAGGTGCGGACTATGTCGTGATGGAATCGACCTACGGGGACCGCGACCATGGGGATCACAGTAGTGTGGAGCAGCAACTCGAAGCCATTGCCAATGACACGTTCAAACGTGGTGGGAATTTGGTGATCCCCGTGTTCGCGGTGGAGCGTGCTCAAGAGATGATGTTCTATTTAAGTCGCTTGGTGCACCATCACCGCATCCCTGCGGTTCAGGTCTTTCTTGACAGCCCGATGGCATACGACGTCACGAACATCTTCCGTCGTTTTACGAGTTGGTTGGACGAAGAAACTCGTCGTGCGATCGAGGCTGACCAGCCGCCACTTCAATTTCCTGGGCTGAGAATCACGCGCACGGTGGAGGAATCGAAGTCGATCAATCGCGTCAAGGAACCCTGTATCATCATGGCACCCTCGGGGATGTGCACGGCGGGACGGATCAAGCATCACCTCCGCAGCAACGTTCGACGTGACGAATCCACGATCTTATTCGTCGGTTTCCAGGCGCGTGGAACCTTGGGACAGCGGCTAGTTTCGGGCGAAAAACAAGTTCGTATCCATGGTCGTGAATATCAAGTGGATGCAAAGATCGAACAGATTTTGAGCTTGTCGGGACACGCCGATCGAACCGGTTTGCTTCAGTGGCTTAGCCACCTCGAGCAACCACCGCGGAAAGTTTTTCTCACTCATGGTGAAGCAAACGTTGCACTCGCATTGAAGAAAAGTATCGAATCGCGGTTCGCATTTGACGTTTTCATCCCCGTCTACCGCAGCGAGCACGTGTTCGAAGTCGCGGGGGAAACGTTGGTCGCGGACCGCGACGGGAATGCCATCGCGGTCACGCGACGGTCGACTCCCGGCGCGGGTGGCGAGACTGGAAACGATGCCGACGATTCGATCGGCGATATCGAGGCCACCAACGGCCGGTTCGACGTGGATCACGTCCACGTGGACGAATTGTTTCCAGGCGTGACTCAGGATCCTGACTTAGAGTTTTTGGACAGCGCGGGACGCCGTCCTATCGATTTTTTACACGATGATCCATGGCGTGTGTTGCGCATTCAAGCCGATCTAATTCAAGGCATCGAGGTGATGACACGGGCGCTGCAAGGACGCCGTCGAGCGGTCGCCTTGTTCGGAAGTTCGCGACTGTCCGAGAGCGACCCGTCGTACCAGTTGGCTCAGCAAACGGCCCAAGCGTTAGGGGAACGTGGGTTCGCGATCATCACCGGTGGTGGCCCTGGATTGATGGAGGCGGGCAACCGCGGGGCGCGTGATGGCGGCAGCCCGTCGATTGGATTGAACATCGAGCTGCCGCACGAACAGTCGTTGAACCCCTATTGTGATGCCTCTTATACTTGTCGCTATTTCTTTGTTCGCAAAATGATGTTTGCCAAGTATGCGTGTGGCTTTCTGATCTTTCCGGGCGGTTTCGGCACGTTGGACGAATTCTTCGAAGCGCTGACCTTGATTCAAACCCGAAAGCTCGCCGCGTTTCCAGTCGTCTTGGTGGGAACCGAGTTCTGGCATCCGCTGGTCGATTGGCTGAAAACGACCGTGTTGCAGAAAACCTGTGTCGACGAGCTGGATTTGCTGCGGTTCCGAATCATGGATGATCCTGATGCGATCGCCGAGTGGTTCGATCAAATCATCGAGGGAGGGTTGCGTTAA
- a CDS encoding Na/Pi cotransporter family protein has protein sequence MPISSVECAGLVTGFAGGLALFLFGMQQMSESLKTVAGSSMKNLLGRLTANRFTAAIAGVIVTAVIQSSSVTTVLVVGFVSAGLLTLGQSIGVIIGANVGTTITAQVIAFNVYQYGLLLIAAGFLWNVVTTGERSKQWGMVLIGLGMIFFGMELMSGATGPLRQWPPFINALQGMQNPLLSILIGALFTAIVQSSSATTGIVIVLAGQGLISLESGIGLIFGANIGTCVTVLLSALGRPREAVQAAWIHILFNIGGVLLWMFFIPAFAQLVRSVSPTTSGLDGAVRLAVDTPRQLANAHTLFNVGNAFVFIWFTGPLAKLVDRLVPERKEPIGICPQFLDKMYLENPAVALDQVRRELVRLAELNRDMLERSLEIATKGTPRDINRLRRAEDDVDTLHGAIILYLAKLSQKNLVSPQSTQLHQYIGIANYLENIGDVIENNVLVDALKRIRLGVVVSTATTEVLRTVHEKVLWSFDCSCEALRHGDLESARVAIESKTKVNELAELATSHLARRLIAYEPNRLAAFKVETDIIENLKRIHTLTRRIARVVLADATETSESESQHR, from the coding sequence ATGCCGATCAGCAGCGTCGAATGTGCAGGGCTTGTGACCGGGTTCGCAGGCGGTTTGGCCCTGTTTCTATTTGGCATGCAACAGATGAGCGAGAGTCTCAAAACGGTTGCGGGCAGCAGCATGAAGAACCTGCTGGGGCGATTGACGGCGAATCGGTTCACTGCCGCCATCGCGGGCGTGATCGTTACCGCCGTGATTCAATCCTCTTCCGTTACCACGGTGTTGGTCGTTGGGTTTGTCTCCGCTGGATTATTGACGCTTGGCCAATCGATTGGCGTCATTATCGGCGCGAATGTGGGGACGACGATCACGGCGCAGGTAATTGCATTTAATGTCTATCAGTACGGCCTATTGCTGATTGCGGCTGGATTCCTCTGGAATGTCGTGACGACGGGTGAGCGGAGCAAGCAATGGGGAATGGTCTTGATTGGGCTGGGGATGATCTTCTTTGGGATGGAGTTGATGAGCGGCGCGACCGGTCCGTTACGTCAATGGCCTCCCTTCATTAACGCGTTACAGGGGATGCAGAATCCGCTGCTTAGCATTCTGATTGGCGCGTTGTTCACAGCCATCGTGCAAAGTTCCTCGGCGACAACAGGGATTGTGATCGTGTTGGCGGGCCAGGGACTGATTTCACTTGAATCGGGGATTGGGCTGATCTTTGGTGCCAACATTGGAACCTGTGTGACCGTGCTCCTGTCGGCTCTTGGGCGGCCGCGTGAAGCGGTCCAAGCTGCCTGGATCCATATCCTGTTCAATATCGGCGGCGTCTTGTTGTGGATGTTTTTTATTCCCGCGTTTGCACAATTGGTGCGGAGTGTTTCGCCTACAACTTCGGGCCTTGACGGGGCCGTTCGGTTGGCTGTCGACACGCCACGCCAACTCGCCAACGCGCATACGCTATTCAATGTCGGAAACGCCTTCGTCTTCATTTGGTTTACCGGGCCGTTAGCGAAGTTGGTCGATCGTCTTGTCCCCGAGCGGAAGGAACCCATTGGGATTTGTCCTCAGTTCCTGGACAAGATGTACTTGGAAAACCCTGCGGTGGCGTTGGATCAAGTGCGTCGCGAACTCGTCCGGCTTGCCGAATTAAACCGAGACATGTTAGAGCGATCGCTTGAGATCGCAACCAAGGGGACACCGCGGGACATCAACCGTCTTCGTCGGGCCGAAGACGATGTGGACACGCTGCACGGTGCGATCATTCTCTACCTGGCAAAACTGTCGCAGAAGAATCTCGTCTCTCCCCAATCGACGCAGTTGCACCAATATATCGGCATTGCCAACTACTTGGAAAATATCGGCGATGTGATTGAAAACAATGTGCTCGTGGACGCCTTGAAACGCATCCGATTGGGAGTCGTTGTCAGCACCGCAACCACGGAGGTGTTACGGACGGTTCACGAAAAAGTGCTGTGGTCATTTGATTGTTCGTGCGAAGCTTTGCGCCATGGAGATTTGGAATCCGCGCGTGTTGCAATCGAAAGCAAAACGAAAGTAAACGAATTAGCCGAGCTGGCAACCTCTCATCTCGCCAGACGACTGATCGCTTACGAACCCAATCGGCTCGCTGCGTTTAAAGTCGAAACCGACATCATCGAAAATCTAAAACGAATCCACACGCTGACGCGGCGAATCGCCCGCGTGGTATTGGCCGATGCAACGGAAACATCCGAATCGGAATCGCAACATCGCTAA
- a CDS encoding universal stress protein yields the protein MKRFKSILVGVALAEGDRLVSERVPSASEEAVARGTWLAKANDAQLNFLHVLPSWAANLDANTQVLIQNDHGQQTVRDHAKEVMAKLVHQAESEGIAAESRVVFGKSWVEAIRQVLRKHHDLVIVGAKDTSQPRPFLAGSTAIKLLRKCPCAVWVTRPTPDRILHSILVAHDLRSVGNDAMELGCSLAKIHHAKLHVLHAAEYANYDNIFPTLVSLDSAEQYRQNAEKQIAEQLAKFHLAHEAQVHFSTRAPDLAIWHCIEEENVELLVMGTIARTGISGLITGNTAERLLPLLSCSILAIKPRDFQSPVTLEPHG from the coding sequence ATGAAACGATTCAAATCCATTTTGGTCGGCGTAGCTTTAGCGGAGGGAGATCGTCTCGTTTCGGAGCGAGTGCCGTCCGCCTCCGAAGAGGCCGTCGCGCGCGGCACTTGGCTGGCGAAAGCCAACGATGCGCAACTAAACTTTCTGCATGTCCTGCCTTCTTGGGCGGCCAATCTCGATGCCAACACTCAAGTTTTGATTCAGAATGATCACGGCCAGCAGACGGTTCGAGATCATGCCAAGGAAGTGATGGCAAAATTGGTTCATCAGGCGGAGAGCGAAGGGATCGCAGCGGAAAGCCGGGTGGTGTTTGGGAAAAGCTGGGTCGAGGCGATTCGGCAGGTGCTTCGCAAACATCATGATTTAGTCATTGTCGGAGCCAAGGACACGAGCCAGCCGAGACCGTTTTTGGCCGGCAGCACCGCAATCAAACTGTTGCGAAAATGTCCCTGTGCGGTTTGGGTCACAAGACCCACGCCCGACCGGATCCTTCACTCCATCTTGGTCGCCCACGACTTGAGGTCAGTTGGAAATGACGCGATGGAATTGGGCTGCTCGTTGGCAAAAATCCACCACGCCAAGTTGCATGTGTTGCATGCGGCCGAGTACGCGAATTACGACAACATCTTTCCGACCTTGGTTTCGCTGGATTCGGCGGAACAGTACCGTCAGAATGCAGAAAAACAGATCGCGGAGCAATTGGCCAAGTTTCATTTGGCTCATGAAGCTCAAGTGCACTTTTCGACCCGGGCCCCAGACTTAGCAATTTGGCACTGTATCGAAGAGGAGAACGTCGAATTGCTGGTGATGGGAACGATCGCACGAACGGGCATCTCGGGTTTGATCACCGGCAACACCGCCGAGCGACTATTGCCCCTTCTTTCCTGTTCAATTTTGGCGATAAAACCACGAGACTTTCAATCACCCGTGACGCTCGAACCCCACGGCTGA
- a CDS encoding universal stress protein has product MKVLLASDGSSMAINAARFLGELEFDSKLQLTVLTVSLLPELSIRGNIQNPEWDQREREFVASHHAELEGWLAGRCERGFSKLRQTGNAAQAILQVSKRIVADLIVVGAVGHSVVSRMLLGSVSDNVATHADCSVLVVRPRGEATSAKVPARKISLAYDGSPAAHEAVHEIMSMRWDPGTEMNVVSVAPTYDYLMGDALTPAVLTDAEMEFKRMQDKAEYQAKQIATTLPHTRTQVVSAQHAGEAIVSVVDQNQSDLVVLGETGHSRLHDWFLGSTTKYVLRHAPCSVWISRHHRTAAGE; this is encoded by the coding sequence ATGAAAGTTCTACTTGCAAGCGATGGCTCGTCGATGGCCATCAACGCTGCTCGTTTTCTAGGTGAGCTTGAGTTCGATAGCAAGTTGCAGCTCACCGTGTTGACGGTTTCGCTGCTTCCGGAACTCAGCATTCGCGGCAATATTCAAAATCCGGAATGGGACCAACGTGAACGGGAATTCGTGGCGAGCCATCACGCCGAACTCGAAGGATGGTTAGCCGGTCGGTGTGAACGCGGCTTTTCTAAGCTGCGACAAACCGGCAATGCCGCCCAGGCGATCTTGCAAGTATCCAAACGAATCGTGGCCGATTTGATCGTTGTCGGTGCCGTGGGACACTCCGTGGTTAGCCGCATGTTGTTGGGGAGTGTGTCCGACAATGTCGCAACGCATGCCGATTGCTCGGTGCTTGTCGTCCGCCCCCGCGGAGAGGCAACCTCCGCGAAGGTGCCGGCAAGAAAAATTTCGCTCGCTTATGATGGATCGCCTGCCGCGCACGAAGCGGTCCATGAAATCATGAGCATGAGGTGGGATCCCGGTACCGAAATGAACGTGGTCTCGGTGGCGCCGACGTACGACTATTTGATGGGCGATGCGTTGACACCCGCTGTGCTGACGGACGCTGAAATGGAGTTCAAACGGATGCAGGACAAGGCGGAGTATCAGGCAAAACAAATCGCAACGACCCTGCCCCATACCCGGACTCAAGTCGTCAGTGCACAGCACGCTGGCGAGGCGATTGTGAGTGTCGTCGATCAAAACCAAAGCGACCTTGTCGTGCTCGGTGAAACCGGACACAGTCGGTTGCACGATTGGTTTCTGGGAAGCACCACAAAGTACGTACTTCGCCATGCGCCTTGCAGTGTGTGGATTTCTCGTCATCACCGAACGGCTGCGGGAGAGTGA
- a CDS encoding universal stress protein, protein MKRFRKILVATDSRLDKHPVLNAAAEVAIHNEASLQVVDVVPDFSWAARLAIQDHEHLQTLMRQEKREQLEALAAPLRDRGVEVHTKLLEGKTSVEIVREVIRGEHDLVMAVSKGDHSRHRSFFGHTARRLLRHCPAVTWLVAADAVSQVRHVLACVDTSSDHPLDAELNEKVYELASSIHIFQASKFSVLHAWSIQEESTLRSRLKPETLAEYERNERTHREKLLDTFLHQYESSDTSAHVHLIKGKTSEVVGNFVRDNAVDLVVMGTVARSGLIGLVIGNTSETILDLLHCSVLAVKPYQFKSPIQL, encoded by the coding sequence ATGAAGCGGTTTAGGAAGATCCTCGTTGCTACTGACTCTCGTCTGGACAAGCACCCCGTTCTGAATGCGGCTGCGGAGGTCGCCATTCATAACGAAGCTTCTTTGCAGGTGGTGGATGTCGTTCCCGACTTTTCCTGGGCAGCCCGCTTGGCGATTCAGGACCATGAACACTTGCAAACCCTGATGCGACAAGAGAAAAGGGAGCAGCTCGAGGCTCTTGCCGCCCCGCTTCGTGACCGTGGTGTCGAGGTGCATACCAAACTATTGGAGGGCAAGACGTCGGTCGAGATCGTTCGTGAAGTCATCCGAGGCGAACATGATTTGGTGATGGCGGTCTCCAAAGGGGACCACAGTCGTCACCGCAGCTTCTTTGGTCACACCGCACGGCGTTTGTTACGACATTGCCCCGCGGTGACTTGGTTAGTCGCGGCCGATGCAGTGTCCCAAGTCAGGCACGTTTTGGCTTGCGTCGACACGTCCTCGGACCATCCGTTGGATGCCGAATTGAACGAGAAAGTTTACGAACTGGCTTCCTCTATCCATATTTTTCAAGCGTCAAAGTTCTCGGTCCTTCACGCTTGGTCGATCCAGGAAGAGTCAACTCTCCGCTCGCGGTTGAAGCCCGAAACGCTCGCGGAATACGAGCGGAACGAGCGAACCCATCGTGAAAAATTGCTGGACACGTTCCTGCACCAATACGAATCGAGCGATACCAGTGCCCATGTTCACCTCATCAAGGGCAAGACGTCCGAAGTGGTCGGTAACTTTGTCCGTGACAACGCTGTCGACTTGGTGGTGATGGGCACGGTCGCTCGCTCAGGTTTGATCGGATTGGTGATCGGGAATACGTCCGAAACGATCCTTGATCTGCTTCATTGCTCGGTACTCGCAGTTAAACCGTACCAGTTCAAATCTCCGATCCAGCTTTGA
- a CDS encoding SpoIIAA family protein codes for MSFLITETAVDNIIEVRATGKLTKEAYEQFVPMTDDKIKEYGKIRILFVMEDFHGWSAGAAWEDFKFDLKHFNHIERLAIVGETKWEKGMSVFCRPFTTAKIKYFDHSELEKARRWIEE; via the coding sequence ATGTCATTTTTGATCACCGAAACCGCTGTTGATAACATCATTGAGGTCCGAGCCACGGGGAAGTTGACCAAGGAGGCATACGAACAATTTGTGCCCATGACGGATGACAAGATCAAAGAGTATGGGAAGATTCGCATCCTGTTTGTGATGGAAGATTTTCATGGTTGGAGTGCGGGCGCGGCGTGGGAGGACTTCAAGTTTGACCTCAAGCACTTCAATCACATCGAGCGGTTGGCGATTGTGGGTGAAACCAAATGGGAGAAAGGGATGTCGGTGTTCTGCCGCCCCTTTACGACTGCGAAGATCAAATACTTTGATCACAGCGAGCTGGAAAAGGCGCGACGGTGGATTGAAGAATAG
- a CDS encoding heavy metal translocating P-type ATPase, producing MPATPTHAAETETAVSRKQSSIALLAIVAIVVHLILRFLIHADPFVTELPLKVAVILGGVPLVWELGVKLLHREFGSDLLAGISIVTSVLLDEYLAGALVVLMLSGGEALEGYAVRSASSVLHALAKRMPSIAHRKQGSTLQEVELDAVQIGDTLLVLPHEICPIDGTVVAGHGVMDESFLTGEPYMMSKTPGSSVLSGSVNGESALTIRADRLAVDSRYAQIMQVMQSSEQHRPRIRRLGDQLGAFYTPLAVALGVAAWIVSGDPIRFLAVMVVATPCPLLIAIPVAIIGSISLAARRAIIVRDPTVLEQVDACKTIIFDKTGTLTYGKPQLTEQICAPSYQPADVLALVASLEQYSKHPLAEAIVDAGREARVVLQETSQMSERPGEGLRGIVAGKEIRVTSRQKYVAQNPAVVDSLPPQVGGLECLILIDGVYAATYRLRDAPRQEGALFVDHLARRHGIDRVVLLSGDRESEVQYLADLVGIDEYYGGQSPEDKLDFVRRETERVTTIFVGDGINDAPALMAATIGIAFGQNSDVTSQAAGVVIMDSSLAKVDEFMHISRRMRSIALQSAVGGMALSVVGMLIASAGYLPPVAGALAQEVIDVVAVLNALRVAIPPKSLVDF from the coding sequence ATGCCCGCAACCCCAACCCATGCTGCTGAGACTGAGACCGCGGTAAGTCGAAAGCAAAGTTCGATTGCGCTGCTTGCGATTGTAGCGATCGTCGTACATCTGATCTTGCGATTCCTGATCCATGCGGATCCGTTTGTCACCGAATTACCGCTCAAGGTCGCGGTGATCCTCGGAGGCGTACCGTTGGTGTGGGAGTTGGGAGTTAAGTTGTTGCATCGCGAGTTCGGGTCCGATTTATTGGCAGGGATTTCCATCGTGACCTCGGTGCTGTTGGACGAGTATCTGGCGGGGGCACTGGTCGTGTTGATGCTCTCTGGAGGCGAAGCCTTAGAAGGCTACGCGGTTCGCAGCGCGTCATCGGTGTTGCATGCGTTGGCGAAACGAATGCCCTCGATCGCCCACCGCAAACAGGGTTCGACACTCCAGGAGGTCGAATTGGATGCGGTTCAGATTGGAGACACGTTGCTGGTCCTGCCACATGAAATTTGTCCGATCGACGGCACCGTCGTCGCGGGTCATGGCGTGATGGACGAATCCTTCTTGACCGGCGAACCGTACATGATGTCCAAAACACCTGGTTCGAGCGTTTTGTCGGGTTCAGTCAACGGCGAGTCCGCGCTGACGATTCGCGCCGACCGATTGGCCGTCGATTCACGCTATGCCCAAATCATGCAAGTGATGCAGTCGTCCGAGCAGCATCGACCAAGGATTCGGCGATTGGGGGATCAATTGGGCGCCTTCTACACTCCGCTTGCGGTGGCGCTGGGGGTTGCGGCATGGATTGTTTCGGGCGACCCAATCCGCTTCCTTGCGGTGATGGTGGTGGCCACTCCCTGTCCGCTTTTGATTGCCATTCCGGTAGCGATCATCGGATCGATTTCGCTTGCCGCGCGGCGAGCCATCATTGTGCGAGATCCCACGGTGCTAGAACAGGTCGATGCGTGCAAGACGATTATTTTTGACAAGACGGGGACTTTGACTTACGGCAAGCCACAGTTGACCGAACAAATTTGTGCGCCGTCCTACCAACCCGCTGACGTCCTCGCATTGGTCGCCAGCCTCGAGCAGTATTCCAAACATCCATTGGCGGAAGCCATTGTGGACGCGGGACGCGAAGCGCGAGTCGTGCTGCAGGAAACCAGCCAAATGAGTGAGCGTCCTGGGGAAGGCCTCCGCGGCATCGTCGCTGGGAAAGAAATCCGCGTTACCAGTCGGCAAAAATACGTTGCGCAAAATCCTGCGGTGGTCGATTCATTGCCGCCCCAAGTCGGCGGTTTAGAATGTCTGATTTTGATCGATGGCGTGTACGCTGCGACCTATCGATTGAGGGATGCGCCGCGCCAAGAGGGCGCCTTGTTTGTCGATCATTTAGCGCGTCGTCACGGTATCGATCGAGTCGTGTTGCTCTCGGGCGATCGTGAATCGGAAGTTCAGTACTTGGCGGACTTGGTCGGCATTGACGAATACTATGGTGGCCAGAGTCCCGAGGACAAACTCGACTTCGTGCGACGCGAAACCGAGCGGGTGACGACGATCTTTGTCGGCGATGGTATCAACGACGCGCCGGCCCTAATGGCAGCAACCATCGGAATTGCCTTTGGCCAGAACAGCGATGTGACCAGCCAGGCCGCTGGGGTGGTGATCATGGACAGCTCGCTTGCCAAAGTGGACGAGTTTATGCATATCAGCCGTCGGATGCGCTCCATCGCATTGCAGAGCGCCGTAGGCGGGATGGCACTCAGTGTCGTGGGGATGTTGATTGCCTCGGCGGGCTACCTGCCCCCGGTCGCCGGCGCGCTGGCCCAGGAGGTGATTGACGTCGTTGCCGTGCTCAATGCGTTGCGAGTGGCGATCCCTCCCAAATCATTGGTCGATTTCTAA
- a CDS encoding TerB family tellurite resistance protein, translating to MMSKDAFSERGQALEDEFFRRVDKRLLAELKAKDALQSDRKQLQEATGITNPDLLDELLAAGASAESIAAISLVPLVLVAWADGNVAPEERSPIIEAAKEKGITSDSPAAALLEQWLSVKPSRKLITTWQHYIAAVMDQMSVETQAALRSDLIGRAQAVANAAGGVLGFGKVSADEKRVLNELEQTLAR from the coding sequence ATGATGAGCAAAGATGCGTTTAGTGAGCGTGGCCAGGCATTAGAAGACGAGTTTTTCCGCCGCGTCGACAAGCGGTTATTGGCCGAATTGAAGGCCAAGGACGCGTTGCAGTCCGATCGCAAGCAATTGCAAGAAGCCACCGGAATCACCAATCCCGATCTGCTCGATGAACTTCTTGCCGCGGGCGCGTCGGCTGAGTCGATCGCGGCGATCTCGTTGGTTCCCTTAGTCCTCGTGGCCTGGGCCGATGGAAACGTTGCCCCCGAGGAACGTAGTCCGATCATCGAGGCAGCCAAAGAAAAGGGAATCACGAGTGACAGCCCGGCTGCAGCATTGTTGGAACAATGGCTGTCGGTCAAACCGAGTCGGAAGCTCATCACCACTTGGCAACACTACATCGCCGCCGTCATGGATCAGATGAGCGTCGAGACGCAAGCGGCACTCCGCAGCGATCTCATCGGACGCGCCCAAGCGGTCGCCAATGCTGCCGGCGGGGTGCTGGGGTTCGGTAAGGTAAGCGCCGATGAAAAACGGGTGCTCAACGAACTCGAACAAACACTCGCGCGGTGA